The genomic segment GCGTGACACATGATACACGAAGAGTAACCGTGGGAATAGTGCGCATCACTGAGCCCTGGTGCTCTCCTCAAGGAGAGCACCAGGGCTCGGTGCGTGGCGCCCTCCGCTGGTGGCGGTGGGTCACTTGGTGGTCAGGTACATCCCTCCGGAGTCCCGGCCTGCCGTGTTGCGGCAGGAGTAGTTGCCGGTGGGGTGGGTGTTCAGCAGGGTCAGGCAGCTGCCGAGGGCGAGTTCGCCGTAGTAGTTCGGGTGCATCGACTCCTGGACGGTGCCCTGGGAGCTGCTCAGGCCGGCGTCGACGAAGCGCGCCCACTCGCTGGTGGTGGCGGACGGTGCCGTGCCCGGGGTGGCGAGGCTGGACGTCTTGGCGCAGACCTCGCGGCCCTGCAGCATGTCGCGCAGGTCCATGAACTGCACGCCCTTGGTGGCCGCGACGCCGGCGAGCGCGTTGGAGATCTGCGGGACCATCGAGTCGCGGGCCCAGTCGGCGTCGCCGTTCCAGAACGGGCAGCCGCCGGTGCTCGCCCGGCTCCAGCCGCTCTCCGGGTAGCGCATCTCGGTGCTGCGCGGGATCGGGGACGGGTAGGACTGCAGCACGATCCGGTAGTCGCCCGGCGCGTAGCCGTCGGCGGTCATCACGGCGCGGATCTCGTCGATCGACTTGCCGACGCCCGCCATGGCCGCGCTCATCCTGGAGTCGATGACGCTCTGCTGGC from the Streptomyces sp. RKAG293 genome contains:
- a CDS encoding GDSL-type esterase/lipase family protein, with protein sequence MPERCHRTSRTKRLLAAVLALPLVAAGLLAVAAPAQAVTGPVVRVSMGDSYISGEAGRWKGNSDTTGGSRDGTDRAWTGSGYDPATVYGSTYASGCDRSDSAEINSLAGAVDLACSGATTANVFRAGNGGQSLKGEAPQADQLASVAANNTVKLITLSIGGNDLGFSDVISTCVKDYLIWYSYCHTSQQSVIDSRMSAAMAGVGKSIDEIRAVMTADGYAPGDYRIVLQSYPSPIPRSTEMRYPESGWSRASTGGCPFWNGDADWARDSMVPQISNALAGVAATKGVQFMDLRDMLQGREVCAKTSSLATPGTAPSATTSEWARFVDAGLSSSQGTVQESMHPNYYGELALGSCLTLLNTHPTGNYSCRNTAGRDSGGMYLTTK